Proteins co-encoded in one Panulirus ornatus isolate Po-2019 chromosome 54, ASM3632096v1, whole genome shotgun sequence genomic window:
- the LOC139765308 gene encoding LOW QUALITY PROTEIN: NADH-cytochrome b5 reductase 3-like (The sequence of the model RefSeq protein was modified relative to this genomic sequence to represent the inferred CDS: substituted 1 base at 1 genomic stop codon), with protein MDHIKAIPLVVGLMIVVGTAILTKLYLSKKREPPRTLQDPTVKYPQELIEREEISHDTRRFRFKLPPPDHILGLPVGQDIYLSACVDGQLVVRPYTPVSCDEDKGYMDLVVKIYFKNVHPKFPDGGKMSQHLEAMKFRETIDVRGLSGLLEYRGRGVFAIKPDKKSPPNLVTAQKVNMIAGGTGITPMLQLVRQVVRDEGDKTQLKLLFANQTEADILLRHELEEVQAHYPDKFKLWYTVDRPEEGWTYSSGFVNADMIXEHLYTPSDDTIVLMCGPPPMINFACIPNLDKLGYSSNMRFAY; from the coding sequence ATGGATCATATAAAGGCCATTCCTctggtggtggggttgatgatagTGGTTGGTACAGCCATTCTTACTAAGCTGTACCTCTCCAAAAAGCGTGAACCTCCCCGTACTCTTCAGGACCCTACTGTCAAGTATCCTCAGGAGCTGATTGAACGAGAGGAGATATCTCATGACACTAGACGTTTCCGATTCAAGCTACCACCTCCTGACCATATTCTTGGTTTGCCTGTTGGTCAGGACATATACCTCTCCGCATGTGTTGATGGCCAACTAGTGGTGCGCCCATACACTCCTGTGTCTTGTGATGAGGATAAGGGATACATGGATCTTGTTGTCAAGATTTATTTCAAGAATGTACACCCAAAATTTCCTGATGGTGGAAAAATGAGTCAGCACTTGGAGGCTATGAAATTCAGGGAGACTATTGATGTTCGAGGGCTATCAGGCCTGTTGGAATACCGAGGACGTGGTGTGTTTGCCATCAAACCTGACAAGAAGTCCCCACCAAATTTGGTCACTGCTCAGAAAGTTAACATGATCGCTGGTGGCACAGGGATCACTCCTATGCTTCAGTTAGTGCGTCAGGTTGTTCGTGATGAGGGAGACAAGACTCAGCTGAAGCTGCTCTTTGCCAATCAAACTGAGGCTGATATTTTATTGAGGCATGAGTTAGAAGAAGTGCAAGCCCATTACCCAGATAAATTCAAGCTGTGGTACACTGTAGATCGTCCAGAAGAAGGATGGACATACAGCAGTGGGTTTGTGAATGCGGATATGATCTAGGAGCACCTCTACACCCCATCAGATGACACCATAGTGCTAATGTGTGGCCCACCTCCTATGATTAATTTTGCTTGCATCCCTAACTTGGATAAATTGGGGTATTCATCCAATATGAGGTTTGCTTATTAA